In one Fusarium falciforme chromosome 5, complete sequence genomic region, the following are encoded:
- a CDS encoding Aldehyde dehydrogenase, producing the protein MADNTPTSVIPPLEHTALEDIPAKVDRLRKSFKAGRTKPLEFRLVQLRKLYWALVDNTTLMQDALLKDLRKCRFEANFSEIDWCKRECLDTIKNIQKWARDEPVVNVPLEFRAMKHRIRHEPLGIVLNIGSFNFPFQLNLPAVIGAIAAGNCVVLKASESSPNCAMALKKIFDDSLDPECYTYVNGSLPETQRLLEEKFDKIAFTGGKTVGKIIAKKAAETLTPVLLELGGQNPAFVTKNANLKLAARRLLWQKVLCAGQVCMSHNYILVERSVLSSFLGELNGQLRSFFPKGVKNSPDYTRIVNIGHFNRLKKMLDSSKGKIVLGGSMDESELFMEPTAVLVDDIEDSMMVEESFGPIFSIMAFDSLDQAIQIANQVDPTPLSLNTFGSDAENNKVLENVTSGGATCNDSFFHSQIPQSPLGGVGQSGMGHYHGFYSFKTFSHQRVIAQVPYWADFLLRVRYMPYSWPHLNRFNAFTPKPNFDRNGNKTKGLKYILALTFGLGSNKTKGALLRWAILVALAAILEVKKGTVSQLLTRS; encoded by the exons ATGGCTGACAACACCCCGACCTCTGTGATTCCTCCGCTGGAGCACACGGCATTGGAGGACATCCCTGCCAAGGTCGATCGCCTCAGAAAGTCCTTCAAGGCCGGCCGCACCAAGCCTCTCGAGTTCCGCCTCGTCCAGCTGCGCAAGCTCTACTGGGCCCTGGTCGACAACACCACTCTCATGCAGGATGCCCTCCTCAAGGACCTCCGCAAGTGCAGGTTCGAGGCAAACTTCTCCGAGATTGACTGGTGCAAGCGGGAGTGCCTCGATACCATCAAGAACATACAGAAATGGGCCCGCGACGAGCCCGTCGTCAACGTGCCCCTCGAGTTCCGCGCCATGAAGCATCGCATCCGCCATGAGCCCCTGGGAATCGTCCTCAACATTGGCTCCTTCAACTTCCCGTTCCAGCTCAACCTCCCCGCTGTCATTGGCGCCATCGCCGCTGGAAACTGTGTTGTCCTCAAGGCTTCAGAGTCTTCCCCCAACTGCGCCATGGCCCTCAAGAAGATCTTTGACGATTCCCTGGACCCAGAGTGCTACACCTACGTCAACGGTTCTCTCCCCGAGACCCAGCGTCTCCTCGAGGAAAAGTTTGACAAGATCGCCTTCACTGGCGGCAAGACAGTCGGCAAGATcatcgccaagaaggccgcaGAGACCTTGACTCCggtcctcctcgagcttggtggCCAGAACCCGGCTTTTGTCACCAAGAACGCCAACCTCAAGCTTGCTGCTAGACGATTGCTCTGGCAAAAGGTTCTATGTGCTGGCCAGGTCTGCATGTCTCACAACTACATCCTTGTCGAGAGGAGCGTTCTGTCATCGTTCCTCGGTGAGCTCAATGGCCAGCTGCGCTCCTTCTTCCCCAAGGGCGTCAAGAACAGCCCAGACTACACCCGTATCGTCAACATCGGCCACTTCAACCGCCTCAAGAAGATGCTTGACTCGTCAAAGGGCAAGATCGTCCTGGGCGGTTCTATGGATGAGTCTGAGCTCTTCATGGAGCCGACAGCTGTCCTGGTCGATGATATCGAGGATAGCATGATGGTGGAGGAGTCTTTTGGCCCCATCTTCTCTATCATGGCATTCGACTCTCTCGACCAGGCTATCCAGATCGCTAACCAGGTCGACCCGACACCCCTTTCTCTCAACACCTTTGGGTCTGATGCCGAGAACAACAAGG TCCTGGAAAACGTTACCTCGGGAGGCGCCACCTGTAACGATTCCTTCTTCCACAGCCAGATCCCCCAGTCCCCCTTGGGCGGTGTTGGCCAGTCCGGAATGGGCCACTACCACGGCTTCTACTCGTTCAAGACCTTCAGCCATCAGCGTGTCATCGCCCAGGTGCCGTATTGGGCCGACTTCCTTCTCCGTGTGCGCTACATGCCCTACTCGTGGCCACACCTGAACCGATTCAACGCTTTCACCCCAAAGCCCAACTTTGACCGCAACGGCAACAAGACCAAGGGTCTCAAGTATATCCTCGCCCTGACCTTCGGCCTTGGATCAAACAAGACAAAGGGCGCTCTGTTAAGGTGGGCTATCCTCGTAGCATTGGCTGCGATCCTGGAAGTTAAGAAAGGCACTGTGAGCCAGTTGCTCACACGATCGTGA